In Apium graveolens cultivar Ventura chromosome 10, ASM990537v1, whole genome shotgun sequence, the following are encoded in one genomic region:
- the LOC141693818 gene encoding GDSL esterase/lipase At4g10955-like, which translates to MESQTFNLSGPVHITEIDWNNTVHQTSILSSLVKGVYILELDRQNNREGLQALAPPWWKFFNFQVQKVLQDDSDLSIYGAVYEFKSPLKAYSKLHPPRYILALRGTLLKLGTLYQDIILDVEIACFQNKLQDCPRVIKALQVVKELVDDAGAENVWLAGHSLGSAIALTVGRKTVKMGFHLETHLFNPPFTSLRIALDLITKNKILKHGARIMASALKVGLSVSLKGHHRTDDNHFGVLSSWTPYLYVNPRDPICSEYIPYFRHRKTMKYIGASRIGKCATQISLGGIITSCALGYSTETYHLIPTAYLVINKNENTDAHALAQWWTQSTDWESMFCKFS; encoded by the exons ATGGAATCCCAGACTTTCAACTTGTCAGGACCCGTACACATAACTGAAATCGACTG GAATAACACAGTCCACCAAACATCAATCCTTTCGAGCCTAGTTAAAGGCGTCTACATTTTGGAACTTGATCGTCAGAACAATCGGGAAGGTCTCCAAGCTCTAGCGCCTCCCTGGTGGAAATTCTTCAACTTCCAAGTACAAAAAGTGCTTCAGGATGATTCAGATCTCTCAATATATGGAGCCGTTTATGAGTTCAAATCCCCACTAAAAGCATATTCCAAACTGCATCCTCCGCGATATATATTAGCATTGAGAGGAACACTACTTAAACTAGGAACATTATACCAAGACATCATACTGGATGTCGAGATTGCGTGCTTCCAAAACAAACTTCAAGACTGTCCCCGAGTTATAAAGGCATTACAAGTCGTCAAAGAACTAGTAGATGATGCTGGTGCTGAAAATGTGTGGCTTGCAGGCCATTCTTTGGGCTCAGCTATTGCACTAACAGTGGGGAGAAAGACGGTAAAAATGGGATTTCACCTAGAAACACACCTTTTCAATCCACCATTCACTTCATTAAGAATAGCATTAGACCTAATAACCAAAAACAAGATACTGAAACACGGGGCTCGAATCATGGCAAGTGCACTCAAGGTTGGATTATCAGTGAGCCTAAAGGGCCATCACCGTACAGATGATAACCACTTCGGCGTGTTATCGAGTTGGACACCGTATCTATATGTGAATCCACGTGATCCAATTTGTTCGGAGTACATCCCGTACTTTAGGCACAGGAAGACAATGAAGTACATTGGTGCTTCAAGAATCGGAAAATGTGCGACCCAAATTTCATTGGGAGGTATAATTACATCATGTGCATTGGGGTATAGTACAGAGACATATCACCTGATTCCAACAGCTTATCTAGTGATTAATAAGAATGAGAATACGGATGCCCATGCACTAGCGCAGTGGTGGACACAAAGTACTGATTGGGAGTCCATGTTCTGCAAGTTTTCATAG